AGACTCTTTTTAATTTCTGAATTTATTCTTCTGTCAGTAAGCTCTCCAAACTCAGTTACATAGCCAATTTTATAACCCTCAAGGTCCGGGGTGAGCTTTGAAGTGTAATCTAAATTTTCAACCTTTCTGGAAACTGCCTCTCTTTTGCTGTAGCCAGCTATAACCTCAAGCAAAAGCGCAGTTGAATAAACATCTCTGCCTAAGGTTCCTATCTGGTCAAAACTCATTGCAAGGTCTATCAATCCCTGCCTTGGCACAAGACCGTATGTGGGCTTTATTCCTATAATACCACAGTGAGATGCCGGGTTTCTTATACTCCCTCCTGTGTCACTTCCAATTGCCAGGTCTGAGAGACCTCCGGCTATAGATGCTGCTGAACCGGAGGATGAGCCGCCAGGGATCCTTCCTATGGCTGCAGGATTTAAAATCGGGCCAAAGTAGCTCGTTTCACCGGAGCTTCCACAGGCAAATTCGTCCATATTTGTCATGCCTATAACTATTCCATCTTCCCTCCTGATACGCTCAATAACAGTTGCGTCGTAAGTGGCAGAATAATTTTCAAGAGTTTTTGAAGCGCAGCTTGCCTTAAGCCCTTTAACATTTATGTTGGATTTGACTGCAATAGCTAAACCAGAGAGCTTCCCGGCTCTTCCCTGCTTTATCTTTCTGTCAACATTTTTCGCCTCTTCAATAGCTTCTGAATTCACATCCAGAATGGCATTATATTTTTCATTTTCAATTTTATCAAGGAAATTCTGAATATTCTGCTCTGCACTTATTTCGCCTGCTCTCAGATTGTGAAGCTTCTCATCTAAAGTGCCCAAGTTCCCACCTCTGCAATAAAATAGCTATCTTCATCAATTTTTGGTGCATTCTTAAGGGCAAGTTTTCTGAATTCCTTTTTATTTTCGGGTGTGCTGTCGTCTCTAAGTACATTTACATCTTTAAGAACATAATATGTTTCTTCAAGTTCGACTTCACCCAGAGTAAGTGAGAGTTCCTCCAGGACTTTTTCAGCTTCTTCTTTAATCTTTTCTTGGGTCATCGTTATTCCTCTTTTTTATTGAAGATAAGGCATCCTCAAGGGCATCTTTAATGTTGCCCTCAGAATTTTCGAGTTCCTCTTCAAGCTCCTCTATCACATCGCTATCTGCAATTTTCTCGAGAGCATATATTACGTCACCCCTTATATTCTCCTTGTCTGTTTTAAGTTTTTCCAGAAGTACAGGTATAGCCTTTTTGACTTTCTCCAGATCAATTAAGTGCAGATCTTCCAGAGCTGCCACAGCGCCTATTCTAACCCTCATACTGGAATCGAATACAAGTTCGGCAAGGGTCTCTTCAAGTCCTTCCCTTTCGGCAATCTCAATAACATTCTCCAGCATTCCCTTCTCTAACATATTGGCAATAAGCTCCTTTTTATCCCCTCTTGCCACCTTCTCTATCCACTCAAGAATTTCCTTTAGACTCAGCTTACCCTCGAGCTTTGCCTCATCATTTATAATTAATGTTGGCGTCGCGGTTATCTCATACCTCTCCTCAAATTCCATGAAACTCAGAATGTCTATGACATGAAGTGAAATATGCTCTGATACGAGTCTTCCTGTCCTGTCAATCACCCCGGGGCACACCGGACAGAACTCGGTCGCGAATATTTTAATATTTATATCTTTATCTATAGCCTTTATTCTTTCAGCAAATTTTTCACTTACCTCAAGACTTTCAGAAGATACTCTTATAAGATTTTTCAGAAAGGGTCCTCTTTCCTTACCCTCAGGATAGAAGGAGTAAATTATTCTCTTATTTCTGCCAATGAGCACCATAGCCGGTTTTATCTCTAACTTTTCATCTCCAATTGTAAATTCGATTTTATCGCTGATATGAGAAAGCTTCTCACCGAGTTTTCTTAGCCTTTCAAAAAGTTCTTCCTTTCCTCCGGGAACGAGCCTGATAACAATTTTATTTTCAAGAGTCTCTAAAATTTCCCACATATAATCACCAGCCGGAAGCCAAGATTGAGATTATAATTAACATCGTAAGTAAATGGAAATAGGCAATATAACAGGCTATTACTTCATTTCACTGGAAGGTCAAACCAGAAAGTTGTGCCTTTATCAAGTTTACTTTCTACAAAAAGCTTTCCAGAATGAAGCTCTATTATTTTCTTGGCAACAGCCAGCCCCATACCTGTACCACTGTACCTCCTCTTTGTACTGGCATCAAGCTGAGTTAATGGCTTGAAGATTTCGTCAAGCCTTTCTTTTGGCATCCCTACCCCTGTATCCTTTATTCTAATTACGACTTTATTTCTAAGACTT
The window above is part of the archaeon BMS3Bbin15 genome. Proteins encoded here:
- a CDS encoding aspartyl/glutamyl-tRNA amidotransferase subunit C, yielding MTQEKIKEEAEKVLEELSLTLGEVELEETYYVLKDVNVLRDDSTPENKKEFRKLALKNAPKIDEDSYFIAEVGTWAL
- the ahpF gene encoding NADH dehydrogenase produces the protein MWEILETLENKIVIRLVPGGKEELFERLRKLGEKLSHISDKIEFTIGDEKLEIKPAMVLIGRNKRIIYSFYPEGKERGPFLKNLIRVSSESLEVSEKFAERIKAIDKDINIKIFATEFCPVCPGVIDRTGRLVSEHISLHVIDILSFMEFEERYEITATPTLIINDEAKLEGKLSLKEILEWIEKVARGDKKELIANMLEKGMLENVIEIAEREGLEETLAELVFDSSMRVRIGAVAALEDLHLIDLEKVKKAIPVLLEKLKTDKENIRGDVIYALEKIADSDVIEELEEELENSEGNIKDALEDALSSIKKRNNDDPRKD